The following proteins come from a genomic window of Triticum aestivum cultivar Chinese Spring chromosome 6A, IWGSC CS RefSeq v2.1, whole genome shotgun sequence:
- the LOC123129246 gene encoding uncharacterized protein — protein sequence MVVEHGVRAYLFSFEHTHNPTRRKREPTRPRSIDRSTVASEPAVLPEDALTEVLRRLAPHSLAVSRLVCRGWRDTINARLRGHLLSRSVDGTFINFTQLRFSEFFSCPSMGPAICGGLNFLPCMGVRVMDHCSGLLLCRGLGHECDKALPSDYVVNPATRRWTRLPQCPPPHMPGFDQSAYLAFEPGVSPQYEVFLIPRVLCAGVSDDDALLGSEWPPASYVIDVFSSVTQWWDTTTFVREGEAPEIIGYMDSHWWYNRYHYHAVYWQSNLYIHCQHGYLMRMCLSDHTYRVIKLPGVSPYLPRGYPNHHLGKSLRGVYCAISHKRSPLHQIWHLNESCSRIEWVLNHDTTLKTFEHEDYAQQLGRQWILQDVNYHKLFFERNEKYDWNSNEDNILDIEYDVEEGYEDTILHVQEGYEDNGLDFEDDVDEHNILEDRYYGNYYFLGFHPYREIVFLISSGRKTRGLAYDWNSSKFQDLGNVGSAYYDPICGLPCGETHAAFPYTPCWIGEFPGNEIESLYKDQELSRKKLELEEESNLTCMDIYEMRKFHRHAKRIKDSAAKSRRRRH from the exons ATGGTCGTTGAGCATGGTGTTCGTgcctatcttttttcttttgagcACAC CCACAATCCAACGCGTCGGAAAAGAGAGCCGACGCGGCcgagatcgatcgatcgatcgacggTGGCATCGGAGCCGGCTGTGCTACCCGAGGATGCCCTCACGGAGGTGCTCCGGCGCCTCGCGCCGCACAGCCTAGCCGTATCCCGGCTTGTCTGCAGGGGCTGGCGCGATACTATCAACGCCCGCCTGCGCGGCCACCTGCTATCCCGCTCGGTGGACGGGACCTTCATCAACTTCACCCAGCTTAGATTTTCCGAGTTCTTCTCATGTCCCTCGATGGGCCCGGCGATCTGTGGAGGGCTCAACTTCTTGCCCTGCATGGGCGTCAGGGTCATGGACCACTGCAGCGGGCTCTTGCTTTGCCGCGGTCTGGGGCACGAGTGCGACAAGGCACTGCCGAGCGATTATGTCGTCAACCCGGCCACACGTCGGTGGACGCGTTTGCCCCAATGCCCTCCGCCACACATGCCGGGATTCGACCAGAGTGCCTACCTCGCGTTCGAGCCAGGCGTGTCGCCGCAGTACGAGGTCTTTCTAATCCCGCGAGTGCTGTGTGCCGGCGTGTCTGACGATGATGCATTGCTTGGATCAGAGTGGCCTCCCGCATCATACGTCATTGATGTGTTCTCGTCGGTGACTCAGTGGTGGGACACAACGACCTTCGTTCGGGAAGGGGAGGCCCCAGAGATCATTGGCTACATGGATTCACATTGGTGGTATAATCGATATCATTATCATGCCGTCTACTGGCAAAGCAATCTCTACATCCATTGCCAGCATGGCTATCTCATGAG AATGTGTTTGTCAGATCACACATACAGAGTAATTAAACTACCAGGTGTCAGTCCATATTTACCTAGAGGATATCCAAACCACCATTTGGGTAAATCACTGAGAGGGGTGTATTGCGCAATATCTCATAAACGGAGTCCGCTTCATCAGATTTGGCATCTCAATGAATCTTGCAGCCGAATAGAATGGGTGCTAAACCATGATACCACTCTTAAGACCTTTGAGCATGAGGACTATGCTCAACAACTGGGTAGACAATGGATCTTACAGGATGTTAACTACCATAAGTTGTTCTTTGAGCGTAATG AGAAATATGATTGGAACTCTAATGAGGATAACATTCTTGACATTGAATATGATGTTGAAGAGGGATATGAGGATACCATTCTTCACGTTCAAGAGGGATATGAGGATAATGGTCTTGACTTCGAAGATGATGTTGACGAGCATAACATTCTTGAAGACAGATATTATGGAAATTATTATTTTCTCGGGTTTCATCCTTATAGAGAGATTGTCTTCTTAATTTCATCAGGGAGAAAAACAAGAGGACTGGCCTATGATTGGAACAGCTCAAAATTTCAGGACTTGGGAAATGTGGGTTCAGCATATTACGACCCCATCTGTGGACTACCATGCGGAGAGACACATGCAGCTTTCCCGTACACGCCTTGTTGGATAGGCGAGTTTCCAGGAAACGAAATAGAATCGCTATATAAAGATCAAGAGCTATCTAGGAAAAAGTTGGAGTTGGAAGAGGAATCCAACCTTACATGCATGGACATATACGAGATGCGCAAGTTCCATAGGCATGCCAAGAGGATCAAGGACTCTGCTGCCAAGAGTCGGCGCAGACGGCACTAG